A region from the Xiphias gladius isolate SHS-SW01 ecotype Sanya breed wild chromosome 20, ASM1685928v1, whole genome shotgun sequence genome encodes:
- the LOC120805972 gene encoding polypyrimidine tract-binding protein 3-like isoform X2, translated as MASEDAAVTMVNYYSSAAPTVRNQPIFIQYSTHRELKTDNLTNQRAQAALQAISAAAVHSGSMASGGDGRGLVPGQSPVLRIIVENLFYPVTLEVLQQIFSKFGSVLKIITFTRNNQFQALLQFSDAVHAQHAKASLDGQNIYNGCCTLRIDFSKLSALNVKYNNDKSRDFTRADLPTGELEPAAAFSVALPPYGAAAFPPTFHQHTGLSMAAVPSSLVPPPRVSLQVAPPAVHSVLLVSNLNPESVSPQCLFILFGVYGDVQRVKILFNKKENALVQMSDATQAQLAMSHLNGQRLHGNVIRVTLSKHPVVQLPRGGAGQEEQALTRDFSGSALHRFKKPGSKNFNNIFPPSATLHLSNIPSSVSEEALKDLFSSGGFTVKAFKFFQKDRKMALMQLASVEEAIEALIVLHDHQLDHNQHLRVSFSKSTI; from the exons ATGGCGTCGGAGGATGCGGCTGTTACCATGGTGAACTACTACTCCTCAGCCGCGCCCACCGTCAGGAACCAGCCAATCTTCATTCAGTACTCCACCCACCGTGAGCTCAAGACCGACAATCTGACCAATCAG AGAGCTCAGGCGGCGCTGCAGGCCatcagtgcagcagcagtgcattctgggagcaTGGCGTCGGGAGGGGACGGGCGGGGCTTAGTCCCGGGTCAGAGTCCCGTTCTGAGGATCATCGTGGAGAATTTGTTTTACCCGGTGACGCTGGAGGTTCTGCAGCAG ATCTTCAGTAAGTTCGGCTCCGTGTTGAAGATCATCACGTTCACCAGAAACAATCAGTTTCAGGCTCTGCTGCAGTTCAGCGACGCCGTGCACGCTCAGCACGCCAAAGCC TCTCTGGACGGTCAGAACATCTACAACGGCTGCTGCACGCTGAGGATCGACTTCTCCAAACTGAGCGCGCTCAACGTCAAATACAATAACGACAAGAGCCGAGACTTCACCAGAGCTGACCTGCCGACGGGGGAGCTGGAGCCCGCCGCCGCGTTCA gtgTAGCTCTCCCTCCATACGGGGCAGCAGCTTTCCCGCCCACCTTCCACCAACACACAG GTCTGTCCATGGCGGCCGTCCCAAGCTCATTGGTGCCTCCTCCTCGTGTCTCGCTGCAGGTGGCGCCTCCTGCTGTCCACTCGGTGCTGCTGGTGTCCAACCTGAacccagag AGCGTCTCACCTCAATGCCTCTTCATCCTGTTTG gtgtttaTGGGGACGTTCAGCGGGTGAAAATCCTCTTCAACAAGAAGGAAAATGCTCTCGTTCAGATGAGCGACGCCACTCAGGCTCAACTCG cGATGAGTCACCTGAATGGCCAGCGTCTCCATGGTAACGTGATTCGGGTGACACTGTCCAAGCATCCGGTGGTGCAGCTGCCTCGCGGGGGGGCGGGGCAGGAAGAGCAGGCGCTGACCCGGGACTTCTCAGGCTCCGCCCTCCACCGCTTCAAAAAACCCGGATCCAAAAACTTTAACAACATTTTCCCTCCGTCGGCGACGCTGCACCTCTCCAACATCCC CTCCTCGGTCAGTGAGGAGGCGTtgaaggatttattttcctccGGTGGATTCACGGTCAAAGCCTTCAAGTTTTTCCA GAAGGACAGGAAGATGGCTCTGATGCAGTTGGCGTCGGTGGAGGAGGCGATCGAGGCTCTCATCGTTCTGCACGACCACCAGCTGGACCACAACCAGCACCTCCGGGTCTCCTTCTCCAAATCCACCATCTGA
- the LOC120805972 gene encoding polypyrimidine tract-binding protein 3-like isoform X1, with protein sequence MSTSNLSTVDGTDRLCVSERTQCVPSRVLHLRQLPADVSEQEVLALAHPFGRVSKLITLKTKNQAFLEMASEDAAVTMVNYYSSAAPTVRNQPIFIQYSTHRELKTDNLTNQRAQAALQAISAAAVHSGSMASGGDGRGLVPGQSPVLRIIVENLFYPVTLEVLQQIFSKFGSVLKIITFTRNNQFQALLQFSDAVHAQHAKASLDGQNIYNGCCTLRIDFSKLSALNVKYNNDKSRDFTRADLPTGELEPAAAFSVALPPYGAAAFPPTFHQHTGLSMAAVPSSLVPPPRVSLQVAPPAVHSVLLVSNLNPESVSPQCLFILFGVYGDVQRVKILFNKKENALVQMSDATQAQLAMSHLNGQRLHGNVIRVTLSKHPVVQLPRGGAGQEEQALTRDFSGSALHRFKKPGSKNFNNIFPPSATLHLSNIPSSVSEEALKDLFSSGGFTVKAFKFFQKDRKMALMQLASVEEAIEALIVLHDHQLDHNQHLRVSFSKSTI encoded by the exons ATGAGCACCTCCAACCTGTCCACAG TGGATGGCACTGATAggctgtgtgtttctgagcGTACTCAGTGCGTCCCGTCTCGGGTCCTCCACCTGCGTCAGCTTCCCGCCGACGTCTCTGAACAGGAAGTGCTCGCTCTGGCGCATCCCTTCGGCCGAGTTAGTAAACTGATTACGCTGAAGACCAAAAACCAG GCGTTTTTAGAGATGGCGTCGGAGGATGCGGCTGTTACCATGGTGAACTACTACTCCTCAGCCGCGCCCACCGTCAGGAACCAGCCAATCTTCATTCAGTACTCCACCCACCGTGAGCTCAAGACCGACAATCTGACCAATCAG AGAGCTCAGGCGGCGCTGCAGGCCatcagtgcagcagcagtgcattctgggagcaTGGCGTCGGGAGGGGACGGGCGGGGCTTAGTCCCGGGTCAGAGTCCCGTTCTGAGGATCATCGTGGAGAATTTGTTTTACCCGGTGACGCTGGAGGTTCTGCAGCAG ATCTTCAGTAAGTTCGGCTCCGTGTTGAAGATCATCACGTTCACCAGAAACAATCAGTTTCAGGCTCTGCTGCAGTTCAGCGACGCCGTGCACGCTCAGCACGCCAAAGCC TCTCTGGACGGTCAGAACATCTACAACGGCTGCTGCACGCTGAGGATCGACTTCTCCAAACTGAGCGCGCTCAACGTCAAATACAATAACGACAAGAGCCGAGACTTCACCAGAGCTGACCTGCCGACGGGGGAGCTGGAGCCCGCCGCCGCGTTCA gtgTAGCTCTCCCTCCATACGGGGCAGCAGCTTTCCCGCCCACCTTCCACCAACACACAG GTCTGTCCATGGCGGCCGTCCCAAGCTCATTGGTGCCTCCTCCTCGTGTCTCGCTGCAGGTGGCGCCTCCTGCTGTCCACTCGGTGCTGCTGGTGTCCAACCTGAacccagag AGCGTCTCACCTCAATGCCTCTTCATCCTGTTTG gtgtttaTGGGGACGTTCAGCGGGTGAAAATCCTCTTCAACAAGAAGGAAAATGCTCTCGTTCAGATGAGCGACGCCACTCAGGCTCAACTCG cGATGAGTCACCTGAATGGCCAGCGTCTCCATGGTAACGTGATTCGGGTGACACTGTCCAAGCATCCGGTGGTGCAGCTGCCTCGCGGGGGGGCGGGGCAGGAAGAGCAGGCGCTGACCCGGGACTTCTCAGGCTCCGCCCTCCACCGCTTCAAAAAACCCGGATCCAAAAACTTTAACAACATTTTCCCTCCGTCGGCGACGCTGCACCTCTCCAACATCCC CTCCTCGGTCAGTGAGGAGGCGTtgaaggatttattttcctccGGTGGATTCACGGTCAAAGCCTTCAAGTTTTTCCA GAAGGACAGGAAGATGGCTCTGATGCAGTTGGCGTCGGTGGAGGAGGCGATCGAGGCTCTCATCGTTCTGCACGACCACCAGCTGGACCACAACCAGCACCTCCGGGTCTCCTTCTCCAAATCCACCATCTGA